ATCGACAAGGGGCAGGGCGGTCGTGGTATCTGGCGGCATGTCACACTCCTGAATTATCAAAAAATCAAAAATGTACTGGTCGCCTGACAACCGACCTTTGCGTTGGCGCAAGTTGCTCCTGGCATAAATACGGGCTTGTGCAATATCTACACTGAACACATGCTGCGCCGCGAAAAACGCTTGACTAGACCAATTGGTCTATTGATAGACTGCTTGCCTCAATCCCACTTGCCGGAGACACCATGAGCCATCTGTTTGCCCCTTACCCGCTGCGCGGGATTACGCTGCCCAACCGCATTGCCGTGTCGCCAATGTGCGAGTACACCGCCATCGACGGTCTGGCCAATGACTGGCATCTGGTTCACCTGGGCAGCCGCGCGGTGGGCGGCGCCGGGCTGATTATTCAGGAAGCCACGGCCGTATTGCCCGAAGGCCGCATCAGCCCGGAAGACCTGGGTTTGTGGAACGATGAACAGATCGAGCCGCTGGCCCGCATCACCCGGTTTATCGCTGAGCAAGGCAGCGTGCCGGGTATCCAGCTGGCGCATGCCGGGCGCAAGGCCTCAACGTTCTCGCCGTGGCGCGGCAATGGCGCGGTGAAACCGGCTGAGGGCGGCTGGCAAGTGGTGGCGCCGTCGGCGGTGGCGTTTTCACCGGAATACCCGCAGCCGGTGGCACTGGATCAGGCCGGTATTGATCAGGTAATCGATGCCTTTGCTGCGGCCACGCGCCGCGCAGTCAAGGCCGGTTACAAGGTGGTGGAAGTACACGCCGCGCATGGCTATCTGCTGCATCAGTTCCTGTCGCCGCTGTCCAACCAGCGTACCGACCAATACGGCGGCAGTCTGGAAAACCGCGCGCGCCTTTTGTTGCAGGTGACCCGCGCTACCCGCGCCGCATTGCCGGATGATCTGCCGCTGCTGGTCCGGATTTCCGCAACCGACTGGGTTGAAGGTGGCTGGACGGCAGAAGAAAGCGTGGTGATCTCGCGCTGGCTGAAAGAAGCGGGCGCGGATCTGATTGATGTCTCCAGCGGCGGTTCAGTGCCGGTGGCGCCCATTCCGGTCGGCCCGGGTTACCAGACCCGTTTTGCTGACCAGATCCGCCGCGAGGCCGATATTGCAACCGGGGCGGTGGGCATGATCGTTGAGCCCGCTCAGGCCGACCATATTGTGCGGACCGGCCAGGCTGATCTTGTTTTGCTGGCGCGTGAACTGCTGCGTGATCCGTACTGGCCGCTGCATGCCGCCACGGCGCTGCACACCACCACCACCTGGCCTGAGCAATACCTGCGCGCTGCGCCCAGGGGCTCCACACCGCGCCAACCTCTTTGAAATGACGGAGATACCACAATGAAAGTCGGTCTGATCGGTCTTGGCAGTATGGGCGTGGGGATTGCCCACAATATCTTGCGTGCCGGCCACAGTTTGACGGTGTTTAACCGCAGCAAGGAAAAAGCCGCGCCGTTGCTGGCCGAAGGCGCGGCATGGGCGGACAGCCCGCGGGCGCTGGCCGCCGGCCAGGATGCTGTCCTGACCATGGTGGCAGATGACAACGCGCTGCAAGCCGTCACGCTGGGTGAAGACGGCCTGCTGGCGGGGCTGGCGCAAAACGCTGTCCATATCAGCATGAGCACGGTCAGCCAGGCGCTGGTGGCCTCTTTGGCCGCGGCGCACGCACGGCACGGTTCCGGTCTGGTATCGGCCCCGGTATTCGGCCGGCCAGATGCGGCGGCGGCAGGCAAACTGTTTGTGGCCGCAGCAGGCAAGCCCGCACATATTGATCAGGTGCGCCCGGTGCTGGAAGCCGTCGGGCAGAAGCTGTTTGAAGTGGGTGATCAGCCAGAACAGGCGGCGGTCGTGAAGCTGATCGGCAATTTCCTGATCAGTTGCGTGATTGAAGGCCTGGGCGAGGGCGCTGCGCTGGCGGAAAAAACCGGGGTTGCGCCAGAAAAACTGATGGAAGTGCTCACCGGCACCATCTTTGGCGCACCGGTTTACCAGATCTACGGCAAGCTCATTACCACGGGTGGTTACAAGAACCCGGGTTTTGCCTTGCCGCTGGGGGCAAAAGACAATCGTCTGGTGCTGCAGGCGGCAGAGGCGCATAACGTGCCGCTGCCGTTTGCCAGCGTGGTGCGGGATCGCTTTGTGCGCGGGATGGCGCAGGGCCTGGCAGGTGCGGACTGGTCTGCCATTGCCAGCCTGGCGCGCGAAGACGCCGGGCTGAACAACTAACACCCAGGGGCCGGCGCGAATGAACGGCGTTAGGTCTTTTTCATTCGCGCCATATAAAACCCTTCTGCGGTGTACAGCACAAGCGCCAGCCAGATCACTGCAAAACCCAGCAAGCGCGGGCCGGAGAACGGTTCGTGCCAGAGCAGCGCGCCCAGTAGCAACTGCACCGTCGGGCCGATGTATTGCAACAACCCCAGCAGCGACAACGGAATCTTGCGCGCCCCCGCAGCAAACAGCAGCAGCGGGATGGCGGTGATTGGCCCGGCCAGCACCAGCAGGCCTTGCAGCGGCGTGCTGCCGCCAAGCAGTGCGCTCTGGCCCTGACTGGCAAGCAGGGTCAACCAGAAGAGCGCAAACGGAAACAGCACCAGCGTTTCCAGCGTCAGCCCTTCCAGCGCGCCCAGCGGGGCGGTTTTGCGCAACAGGCCGTAAACCCCGAACGAGCCAGCCAGCCCGAGGGCAATCCACGGTAAATGGCCGGCCTGCACGGTCAGCCAGATCACGCCGGCCGCCGCCACGCCAATGGACGCCCACTGGCCCGCACGCAAGCGTTCGTGCAGGAACACCACGCCCAGCAGCACACTGACCAGCGGGTTGATGAAATAACCCAGACTGGCATCAATCACCTGGTTGTGGGTGACCGCCCAGATATACAAAAACCAGTTGGTCGACAGCAAGAGCGCGCTCAGCATGAAAATGCCGATCAGCCGCGGCTGGCGCACGGCATGACCCAGCCATGCCCAGTGGTGGCGCCAAAGCAGCACGCCGACCAGGAAAAACAGCGCCCAGACCATGCGGCAGAGCAGGATTTCCAGCGGCGCTACGCCATGCAGTGATTTCAGATAAAGCGGCAGCAGGCCCCAGATAAGGTAGGCCAGCGCTGCCTGAATGGCGCCTTGACGCATGATGTGTATGGCTTTGCAGAGTCAAAAAAAGGCCGGGTATTACGCCCGGCCTTGGTGTGCTGGATATTGCGTTATCTCAAGACTTGAGCTGGCCCGCGGCGGCGAGTTCACGAATACGCCGCACCGTATCGACATCCGCCGCGTGATAGGCCGATTTCACATACGAGGCAAAATACGCGTCGCTGGCGTCATCACTGCCCGGGGCAACGGTTTCTGGCAGCGGTGTGTTGTAGGTGAAGCGCACAAACAATTGGGCTTCGTCCGGGGCTTCGATGGTAATGGTCAGGCGGCCGCCAGAATGCTCATCGTTGGGCTGGGTGTGAAAATCGATCGTGCGGCCTTCTTCCCATTCGATATGGTCGCGCACGTGCAGTTTGCCCAGGCGGAACGAGCGCACCAGGTAATCATCACCGCGTTCATGAATGACCACCTCGGTGATGTCTTCCTGAAAATCCTGCGGTTTTTCGGCGCGCCAGAGCAGCGCCTGCCATACCTGTTCTGCGGTCAGGCTTTCCAGCAGCGGGTTCAGCGGGTCGTTGATCTGGACCAGGTGTTCAAAGTGCACGAGTAACTCCTCATTGGGCCGCGCCGGGCGCGGCAGGTATCCGGTTTCATGTTGCGGCAGGCGCAGGCGGCGCATCCAGCAGGCCGTACAGCTGCGTCTGCAAGGTGTGTTGCGCCAGCACTTCTGCGCTCTGGCTGACAAACAGCGGGCAGGTGAGCTTCAGGCTCACGATGCCATGCAGGCTGGCCCAGAGCATTTCTGCCAGTTGCGCGTCTGTCAGTTCACTGCGCAAGCGGTTGGCGGCCCGCAATTGGGTAAACGCGCCAACCAGTTCAAAAAAAGCTTTCTCGCCCGCACGCTCTTCGTCATTGCCGTCAGAGAGCGCGCTGGCGTATTCCGGGCTGACCATAAAAATCAGCCGGTAAGTCTCGGGATGCGTCAGGCCGAAATCCACATAAGACCTGGCCATGATCTGCAGCCGCTGGATCGGGTCTGGTTCATTTTCCATGGCCGGCACCAGCTCACGCGCAAAATCTGCATAGCCCGCAGCGCAGATGGCGCGGGCAATCGCATCACGATTCTCAAAATGCAGATAGAGGGTGGCAGGCGAATATTCAATGGCATCTGCGATTTTGCGCATGGATAGCGCAGCAAATCCCTCCCGCACCACGATCTCGCGGGCGGCTTCAAGGATGAGTTCGCGCAGTTGCGCCTTCTGTCGTTCTTTTCTGTCTGAGATAGCCATGACTGCAGTTTATGGCTTGACGAAATGAAGCGTCAATATATTATGAACACTGTTTAGTAAACATCGTTCAGTAAATATTGAAGTGTTCACAGGAGAGTCGATCATGGAAAAAACCGCATTGGTGGGTGCCACGGGTGCTATCGGTCACAGCATTGGCCAGGCGTTGTCGGCAGCCGGGCAGCACTGGCGGGCGATTGCGCGCTCGGCCTCGGCGCTGCAACAGCAGTTCGGGGCGGATGCTCTGGTGGAGCGGGTGACCTGGAACCCGGACGATGCGGATTCCATCAAAGCGGCGCTGCAAGGCATGGACACGGTGATTTACATGGTCGGTGTGCCGTACTGGCAGTTTGAATTGCACCCTGTTTTGCTGGGCCGCACGCTGGAAGCCGCCATTGCTGCTGGCGTAAAACGCTTTGTGCTGATCGGCACGGTCTACCCTTATGGTCGCCCGCAACAAGCGCGCGTCACCGAAGCACACCCGCGCCAGCCGCACACCTTCAAGGGGATGCGGCGCAAGGAACAAGAAGATTTGCTGCTGGCCGCGCATGCCGCCGGCCGTATTCAGGGCACGGTGTTGCGCCTGCCCGATTTCTACGGTCCGGGCGTGGAGAAAAGCTTTCTGGATGGCGTCTTCAAAGCGGCGGTTGCAGGCAAAACCGCAGACATGATCGGCCCGATTGATACCCCGCACGAGTTCGTGTTTGTGCCAGACGTGGGCCCGGTGGCGTTGCGGCTTGCCGCTGAACCGCAAGCGTATGGCCGGGTGTGGCATCTGGCCGGGGCCGGGGTAACCAGCCAGAAGCAACTGGCACAACAGATTTTTGCCGCCGCCGGCTCAACCCTGCGCACGCGCGTACTGGGCAAGCTGGGCCTGCGCCTTCTGGGTTTGTTCAACCCCATGCTGCGCGAGATGGTGGAGATGCATTACTTGCAAACCGAGCCCGTCATCATGGATGACAGCGCGCTGCATCAACTGCTTGGCGCCATTCACAAGACATCGTACGAAGAGGGCATTCGCCAGACGCTGGCGGCCACGCGCGCCTGAGCGGCTAACGGCGATACCAGAGCATGCCCAGATATTCGTGCAGCGCCCAATAGCTGGTGCTCAGGCCATCGGGCGCGGGCAGCAATTGTAGCGCGGAGAACGGCCGCTGATTCTGGTACGAGGTCGGCGCCAGCGTGACCTCAAACCCGGCACGCCGGAATACCAGTTGCGCGCGCGCCAGATGCCAGGCGCTGGAGACCAGCGCAATGCGCCGATAGCGCGGCAGCATTTGCTGCGCCAGAAACGTGGCGTTGTCGGCTGTATCGAGCGCGCGGGTTTCGGTCCAGACCGGCGTAATGCCATAGTCCTGACGCAAGACGCGCGCCATCAGTTCGGCCTCGCTGACGGTTTCGCCAAAGGCAGCCCCGCCAGAGAGTGCCACAGGCTTGCCGGTGGCGCGGGCCAGGCGCGCTGTATAGCGCACGCGCTCGGCGCTGGTGGCGTTCACATCACGTTCATCCGGCGTTTGCAGGGCGCCAAACACGGTGCCGCCGCCCAGACAGACAATTGCATCGGTCTGCGCCAGCGCCGCCGGCGTAATGGGCGGCGGCTCCAGCGTGGCGATCAGGGCATGGCTGATGAGCGGGGTCGACAAGGCATACATGGTGGCCAGGTTGAACGCCAGCAGGGCGCGCGCCAGCGCTGAGCGGCGCCGCCACAAAACCAGGCTGAGCACGCCCAGCGCGATGTGGATACCCGGCGGCAGCAAGAGCGCGCTGATGGCGTTCTTGATCAGGAAAGAGGCAGCGATCATGGTCTGTGCGGCAATAAGCAAACGGGTCGCATGATGCGACCCGTTTCGTGGTGTGGCAAGCGCCGGGCAGGGCGCTTATTCACCAAGGTAGGCGTGCTGGATGCTCTCATTGGCCAGCAGGTTGGCCGCCGTATCGGCCAGCGTGATCTTGCCGGACTCCATCACATAGCCGCGGTTGGCGGTTTGCAGGGCCAGGCGGGCGTTCTGTTCGACCAGCAACATGGTCACGCCCTCGGCGGCGATCATGCGGATGATTTCAAAAATCTTCTGCACGATGATCGGCGCCAGACCCATGGACGGTTCGTCCAGCAACAACAAGCGCGGGCGGCTCATGATGGCGCGGCCCATGGCCACCATCTGTTGCTCGCCACCGGACAACGTGCCCGCCAGCTGCTTTTGCCGCTCTTTCAGACGCGGAAACAGTTGATAGACGCGTTCCATATCAATGGCGATATCGGCTTTGTCGTCACGCGTGTAGGCACCCATCTGCAGGTTTTCTTCCACGGTCAGGCGCGAAAAAATCCCCCGGCCTTCCGGCACCATGGCCAGCCCGTTTTTGACATAAGCGTAAGAGGGCAGCTTGAGCGTCGGCTGGCCTTCGTACAGGATCTCGCCCCCAGCGGGTTTGAGCATGCCCACCAGTGTTTTGAGCGTGGTGGTTTTGCCGGCGCCGTTGGCGCCAATCAGCGCCACGAGTTCGCCCTTGTTGATTTCCAGATCAATGCCTTTCACCGCCTGGATGCCACCGTAGGCCACTTTCAGGTCTTTGACTTGCAACAGCGGTGTACTCATTCCGGAGCGACTCCAAGGTAAGCTTCAATCACGCGTGGATCATTCTTGATCTCTGCCGGGACGCCTTCTGCAATTTTCTTGCCGTAATCCAGCACGGCAATACGATCACACAGGCCCATCATCAGTTTGACGTCGTGTTCGATCAGCAACACCGTCACCCCGTCACCGCGGATTTTTTCCAGCAGCGCTTTAAGCGCCACGGTTTCTTTCGGGTTCATGCCGGCAGCGGGTTCATCCAGCGCCAGCAGGGTAGGGTTGGTGCCCAGCGCCCGCGCAATTTCCAGCCGGCGCTGATCGCCATAAGAGAGATTGCGTGCGGTTTCTTCAGCATGTTTCTGGATACCGACATAAGCCAGCAACTCCAGCGCCCGGGCGCGGATTTTGGCTTCTTCGGCGCGGGTTTTCGGGCCACGGAACACCGCGCCCAGCACGCCGGCGCGAGTGCGCACATGCTGGCCGACCATGACGTTTTCCAGCGCGGTCATATTGGCAAACAGCCGGATGTTCTGGAACGTGCGCGCAATGCCGCTCTCGACCACGACATACGGTTTTTGCCGGAACAGGTTGATGCTGTTGAAGACAAATGTGCCTTCATCGGGCTGATACAGCCCCGTCAGCACATTAAAGAGCGTGGTCTTGCCGGCGCCGTTCGGCCCGATCAAACCGTAGATTTCGCCCTTGTTGATGGTCAGGCCCACATCGTTCAGCGCGTGCAGCCCGCCAAAGCGTTTGTGAATGCCTTCAATACTCAGCAATGTTTCAGCCATGGGCACGCTCCGCGTCCTGCAAACCGGACTTCTCTTGTTCAGCAACGGCATCGGTGGCGTGCAACTCGGCACGGCGGCGGCGCGACGGCCACAGACCCTCCGGGCGCAGCAGCATGATGATGATCATGGCCAGACCGAACAGCAGCATGCGCAGGTTTTCCGGATCAATCAGCCGGCGGCCAAACAGGCCCTCTTGCAAGGGGTTGATCACGTCACGCAGGATTTCCGGCACGATCGACACCAGAATCGCCCCCAGGATCACACCTGGAATATTGCCCATGCCGCCCAGCACCACCATGCACAACACCATGATGGACTCCATCAGCACAAAGGATTCCGGGCTGACAAAGCCCTGGAAGCTGGCAAACAGCGCGCCGGACACACCACCAAATGAGGCGCCCATGGCAAAGGCCAGCAGCTTGACGTTTCGGGTATTGATGCCCATGGCGTTGGCGGCGATTTCGTCTTCCCGGATGGCCACCCAGGCGCGGCCGATGCGCGAATACTGCAAGCGTTGCGTCACAAAGATGATCAGGCAGCAGAACGCCAGGATCAGGTAGTAATACGTGTGCACCATCTCGAACTTCAGGCCCATCCAGTAAATTGGCTTGCCGAAGTCATAACCTGCCAGGTGCACCGGGTTGATATTGTTGATGCCTTGCGGGCCGTTGGTGATGTTGATCGGGCGATCCAGGTTGTTCATGAAGATGCGCACGATCTCGCCAAAGCCCAGCGTCACAATCGCCAGATAATCGCCGCGCAGTTTCAAGGTTGGCGTGCCCAGCAAAATACCAAAGATGCAGGCCACCAGCGCACACAGCACCACCATGATCAAAAACGGCGGATGCTGCATCCAGATGGGCATTACCGCTTGCAATTGCGGTGAATTGAAAA
The Silvimonas iriomotensis genome window above contains:
- a CDS encoding ABC transporter ATP-binding protein, giving the protein MAETLLSIEGIHKRFGGLHALNDVGLTINKGEIYGLIGPNGAGKTTLFNVLTGLYQPDEGTFVFNSINLFRQKPYVVVESGIARTFQNIRLFANMTALENVMVGQHVRTRAGVLGAVFRGPKTRAEEAKIRARALELLAYVGIQKHAEETARNLSYGDQRRLEIARALGTNPTLLALDEPAAGMNPKETVALKALLEKIRGDGVTVLLIEHDVKLMMGLCDRIAVLDYGKKIAEGVPAEIKNDPRVIEAYLGVAPE
- a CDS encoding YdcF family protein, producing the protein MIAASFLIKNAISALLLPPGIHIALGVLSLVLWRRRSALARALLAFNLATMYALSTPLISHALIATLEPPPITPAALAQTDAIVCLGGGTVFGALQTPDERDVNATSAERVRYTARLARATGKPVALSGGAAFGETVSEAELMARVLRQDYGITPVWTETRALDTADNATFLAQQMLPRYRRIALVSSAWHLARAQLVFRRAGFEVTLAPTSYQNQRPFSALQLLPAPDGLSTSYWALHEYLGMLWYRR
- a CDS encoding branched-chain amino acid ABC transporter permease, translated to MYPAFLKTHRQRQIALFVFAAVLLVLPWVLGAGFANGKSWIRAVDFALLYIMLALGLNIVVGFAGLLDLGYIAFYAVGAYCYAIFNSPQLQAVMPIWMQHPPFLIMVVLCALVACIFGILLGTPTLKLRGDYLAIVTLGFGEIVRIFMNNLDRPINITNGPQGINNINPVHLAGYDFGKPIYWMGLKFEMVHTYYYLILAFCCLIIFVTQRLQYSRIGRAWVAIREDEIAANAMGINTRNVKLLAFAMGASFGGVSGALFASFQGFVSPESFVLMESIMVLCMVVLGGMGNIPGVILGAILVSIVPEILRDVINPLQEGLFGRRLIDPENLRMLLFGLAMIIIMLLRPEGLWPSRRRRAELHATDAVAEQEKSGLQDAERAHG
- a CDS encoding NADH:flavin oxidoreductase/NADH oxidase, whose protein sequence is MSHLFAPYPLRGITLPNRIAVSPMCEYTAIDGLANDWHLVHLGSRAVGGAGLIIQEATAVLPEGRISPEDLGLWNDEQIEPLARITRFIAEQGSVPGIQLAHAGRKASTFSPWRGNGAVKPAEGGWQVVAPSAVAFSPEYPQPVALDQAGIDQVIDAFAAATRRAVKAGYKVVEVHAAHGYLLHQFLSPLSNQRTDQYGGSLENRARLLLQVTRATRAALPDDLPLLVRISATDWVEGGWTAEESVVISRWLKEAGADLIDVSSGGSVPVAPIPVGPGYQTRFADQIRREADIATGAVGMIVEPAQADHIVRTGQADLVLLARELLRDPYWPLHAATALHTTTTWPEQYLRAAPRGSTPRQPL
- a CDS encoding NAD-dependent epimerase/dehydratase family protein, yielding MEKTALVGATGAIGHSIGQALSAAGQHWRAIARSASALQQQFGADALVERVTWNPDDADSIKAALQGMDTVIYMVGVPYWQFELHPVLLGRTLEAAIAAGVKRFVLIGTVYPYGRPQQARVTEAHPRQPHTFKGMRRKEQEDLLLAAHAAGRIQGTVLRLPDFYGPGVEKSFLDGVFKAAVAGKTADMIGPIDTPHEFVFVPDVGPVALRLAAEPQAYGRVWHLAGAGVTSQKQLAQQIFAAAGSTLRTRVLGKLGLRLLGLFNPMLREMVEMHYLQTEPVIMDDSALHQLLGAIHKTSYEEGIRQTLAATRA
- a CDS encoding ABC transporter ATP-binding protein, translated to MSTPLLQVKDLKVAYGGIQAVKGIDLEINKGELVALIGANGAGKTTTLKTLVGMLKPAGGEILYEGQPTLKLPSYAYVKNGLAMVPEGRGIFSRLTVEENLQMGAYTRDDKADIAIDMERVYQLFPRLKERQKQLAGTLSGGEQQMVAMGRAIMSRPRLLLLDEPSMGLAPIIVQKIFEIIRMIAAEGVTMLLVEQNARLALQTANRGYVMESGKITLADTAANLLANESIQHAYLGE
- a CDS encoding TetR/AcrR family transcriptional regulator, producing the protein MAISDRKERQKAQLRELILEAAREIVVREGFAALSMRKIADAIEYSPATLYLHFENRDAIARAICAAGYADFARELVPAMENEPDPIQRLQIMARSYVDFGLTHPETYRLIFMVSPEYASALSDGNDEERAGEKAFFELVGAFTQLRAANRLRSELTDAQLAEMLWASLHGIVSLKLTCPLFVSQSAEVLAQHTLQTQLYGLLDAPPAPAAT
- the rarD gene encoding EamA family transporter RarD produces the protein MRQGAIQAALAYLIWGLLPLYLKSLHGVAPLEILLCRMVWALFFLVGVLLWRHHWAWLGHAVRQPRLIGIFMLSALLLSTNWFLYIWAVTHNQVIDASLGYFINPLVSVLLGVVFLHERLRAGQWASIGVAAAGVIWLTVQAGHLPWIALGLAGSFGVYGLLRKTAPLGALEGLTLETLVLFPFALFWLTLLASQGQSALLGGSTPLQGLLVLAGPITAIPLLLFAAGARKIPLSLLGLLQYIGPTVQLLLGALLWHEPFSGPRLLGFAVIWLALVLYTAEGFYMARMKKT
- a CDS encoding NAD(P)-dependent oxidoreductase, producing MKVGLIGLGSMGVGIAHNILRAGHSLTVFNRSKEKAAPLLAEGAAWADSPRALAAGQDAVLTMVADDNALQAVTLGEDGLLAGLAQNAVHISMSTVSQALVASLAAAHARHGSGLVSAPVFGRPDAAAAGKLFVAAAGKPAHIDQVRPVLEAVGQKLFEVGDQPEQAAVVKLIGNFLISCVIEGLGEGAALAEKTGVAPEKLMEVLTGTIFGAPVYQIYGKLITTGGYKNPGFALPLGAKDNRLVLQAAEAHNVPLPFASVVRDRFVRGMAQGLAGADWSAIASLAREDAGLNN
- a CDS encoding AtaL-like protein, which encodes MHFEHLVQINDPLNPLLESLTAEQVWQALLWRAEKPQDFQEDITEVVIHERGDDYLVRSFRLGKLHVRDHIEWEEGRTIDFHTQPNDEHSGGRLTITIEAPDEAQLFVRFTYNTPLPETVAPGSDDASDAYFASYVKSAYHAADVDTVRRIRELAAAGQLKS